The genomic interval ACTCGGTGTCACCCTGGAACACCTGCAATCCAATGCCGAACATGAGTTGGTCGGCCGCATCCATCAGGCCATGGGCCAGGTGGGTTTTATCATCATCAACCCGGCCGCCTTCACCCACACCAGCGTCGCCCTGCGCGATGCCCTGCTGGGCGTGGCCATCCCCTTTATCGAGGTTCACCTGTCAAACGTTCATGCCAGGGAACCCTTCCGTCATCACTCCTATCTGTCTGATGTCGCCAAGGGGGTCATTTGTGGGCTGGGTGCCGATGGCTACCAATTCGCTTTAACCGCGGCCGTGCATCAGTTGCGCGCGGCTTGATAATCACTGATCAGATAAAGAAGAAAGAGAATGCTAATGGATATCCGCAAAATCAAGAAGCTGATTGAACTGGTTGAAGAGTCCGGCATCGCCGAGCTG from Aeromonas rivipollensis carries:
- the aroQ gene encoding type II 3-dehydroquinate dehydratase encodes the protein MSQHHRILLLNGPNLNLLGKREPGIYGSKTLDEIVADLSQYANELGVTLEHLQSNAEHELVGRIHQAMGQVGFIIINPAAFTHTSVALRDALLGVAIPFIEVHLSNVHAREPFRHHSYLSDVAKGVICGLGADGYQFALTAAVHQLRAA